The nucleotide sequence attagtaattttcattgagttttaatgttatatttgttttgttataatgGATTAAATAATTGACTAATGATTTATAAGCATCAAACACATTGattttcactatgatttccttgacaaaagaaagtatgggatgtcaacatgacattagtagcacaaaagttccaccttgggtcatgatcatgattcagtttgttcgactgtacctacttaataattttatacttacttaaaaataataatctaggtctaggtagagtcattcacgatgacgcgtgccgtggttcttattacaatgtcattaatgtctaattttgacaaaatcacgcgtcttcgtggatggcactatagGTATCAATACCATCAAATAATAAACTACTTAACATTTAACTACAagtgtatgtatagtataataGGCACTTGGATCTGCCATCATTAATCGCAGACTAGACGATGCGACCTCTTGCACCATCACGAACCGAAGCCTTGAGTAAACTAGCTGGTTGTTATTGCGAAATCCATCCTGCGATGGCTCTTATGAGCGGTATTGCATCTCATTATTTGTTTAGGATATCCTGTGTTTTGAGGAAGTAGCATCTTGTAAGATCATCGAACATCCGAAAAATAGTCTCAGtaattaggtaccatcagccaaataagtggtctatcaattttaaacaagttaccatcaaatgaatatgtcgctaaaggcgaactttcaagttgacagagacacgtctattggcattattgttttgtgacatgcaaacgattatcaactttagggtggtagaccacatatttggctgatggtaccttaagGTGAAATGCTATTGGCTATGCTATGGTGATGCCAAGCCAACTTTAATTAGTTAAGTATGTACTTAGGAATAAATTTCAAAACCAGTGAACTTTTTTCTAGGTCGAAATTTCGTAATGCTGTGTCAAATTGTAACCTCATATTAATCTCAACCATCGATtaggtaattataatatttactagGTCATGTCTGTTTTCGGTTTTGTGCTGATTGAATAATATACTTGTAAGTACGTTAGTATGTACTTAATTTTTCAAATGTACCTGTAAAACGGGTGATTAGGTACTAAAATCAGTCCTATCTTAAAGGTGAGTAGGACAAATGTCACGCTACTTCTGGGTAGTTACTGAGTATTGTgagtaataataattgttaacaATAGAACTTTTTGTCACCTTGTGGTATAATAACGCTTTTTAAGGAAGTTCCTGAGTTGGGCTCACGCGCATAATAACCCAGACATTCGAATGGCTAAGTTCCAAGGCAATTCACTTCGTTGGAAAAAAGTAAGTGCACGGTGCCTTTACAGTTTATCAATCAATGTAAATACTCTATCTTTTGTAAACTTATAGACTTTTACAGCTACATGTATCCATTTGAGGCCTTCGTTATAATGTAAGCATACTATCATGAACACAACATCACGACTCACGACCGTATTaattttcaattccaatttccaattttacagcgcattggtttttactgtaccatcagacaaataagtggtctatcaattttgaaacaagttcctatcaaatgaatatgtcgctaaagtcgaactttcaagttgacacacacgtctattggcattattgttttatgacatgcaaacgattatcacctttagggtggtagaccacttatttggctgatagtacctaagtgacaaatgaataaataaatatctgccTTGCATAACATTAAAAGGGCGATATTGTGGTAATAGAGTAGACTGGGTACGGTTGTAACAGCTCGAATATTTCCTAAACTATCTACAGGGGAGTGAGAGGTACAACGGGAAAGGGATGCAGCGGGCAGGTATAGAGTCGGATGTGCAATTTGGCCATTTTGGGGTTACTAtgtcaaagtcaatataaatatatacatatatacaatcTTCATTATGTTACTCTGATGAGATACATTCGTAAGAAGATGTTGCAGCTGCAAAAGGAGACAGTGCGTTAGAAGATGTTAACATGGGGTATGTAGCTCATAACAGAATTTTTACAGAAGAGCAAGAGCACAATCTAGCTAAGTACCTCACGCGATGTGCAGACATATatagtacattataataatagtgTATGGTGTGTAATGGTGTAGTGTAACTTTGTTGAATTTGATTCTTTATGGGCATGGACACACGCAAACGAAACCCCTGTGTGATAATGATAAAGCAGGTACATGAAGCAAAGTAAATCAAGCAACTTACTCCAGACTCGCCACAGTTAATGAGCTGGGCAAAGCGGTCGTTGGGCGGCAGAGTGAACTTGCCAACAATCTTGTCTCCCTGCCGCGCCTGCAGCAGCAGTCCGCGCATCGTGTTGCTGGGACCCTTGCCGGAGATCACCACCTCCATCGGAGTACCGGCTTTCACCACCTACAGGCGATGATAAGAATGAcacaatgattttttttttcagtaaaagtaggtacttacacgaAGTCTACTTTTTGGCATTGGTCTATGTAATTATCGCTACACTCGTATCTACCACTAAAaatgcggcaaatattcaaatattaaGTATAGTACCTATTaaacagtctctaagctaagccacggacgaacggacggacggatatgGCGGAACTATAGGGTTCTTCaggactacggaatcctaaaaagttAGTGTTGAGTTgaacataattttaattaactttcgATGAAAAATACTAGGTTATCAAGGAAGATATAGTTTTCTGACCCCATATAAACTACCTAGAGCAGTGCGAGTTCCGCCAACGATAAAATTATGTCGATTATTACTTCTGTGATGTCGATAGAGTTACGTCATTATGGATGAATGATCATACGAAATTTCTGCCATTTGCAAAGATTTCAAGACAAAGTAACGGTTACAATAACTAAATTGTGAACATCTtcggaaccttttcacagacaATTTCACAATAATTTCTGTAGCAGAATATCAACATGACGCTTGTAGCGAAAAGGTTCTacagtggtacagtcaccagcattaatatctgccacagcggagcgtgcaaaaatatctgacacgtccttccgaccatagaaatagagtcgtatcagatatttatgcacgcttgtgtcagatattggtgctggtgactgtacctactgggTTCTGAATAGTTCCAATGCTTCGACTGTAAGTGTCGGTATACACatgtgtttttaaattactgCATACCTACGCACGCCGTGTTATTTTTAGGTTGATTGACGAAGCGATACGTTCTGATTAATAGTTTCAGCGTTTTGAAAATTTGTAGCTCTATATTCACCAACTGTATTTTGCTCTTTTCtacacacatcatcatcatcatatcagccgtaggacgtccactactggacataggcctcccccatagacctccagttgcctcggttgaaCCGTGAACcggcgactttaaccaggtcatccgtccatctcgttggtggacgacCCACGATGCGCTtgtcgatccgcggtctccactcccTAACCCTAACCTTttggccccaacgaccatctgttctccgtgctatatggcctgcccattgccacttcaacgagcttattcgcttggctatgtcggtgaccctgttcttctatgtatctcctcatttctacaCACAATTTTCTGTTATTATGCACTTGTACATTTTAAGGAGTAGGTAGTTTATGTTTAGTGATACTCTTAGAGCCACCTAAATCCTAGACAATAAAGCTTCTTCGACGTAGGTGCACTTTATCATCActtcattttctttcttttttagggttccgtagtcctaccaggaaccctaatagtttcaccatgtctgtccgtctgtccatccCTCCGCGGTTTAGCTTAGAGACTAGTAATGATGGAAAGCTGTAGTTTTATATGAATATATTATGTTAACCATGCTGACAAAAtgctataataaaataaaataagaaaagtgGGTATCCACACATAAAGTGGAcccgattttttttctcatctaaatCTAGATTTTTGTCATCTAACACGTTCGATAGATAGgtttgaaaaagatttttttttaatttagagatCTGTTGGCAAAATAGAGCTATAAAGTGTTAATTTTTGTTATGTCACGTGGGTCCCACCCTCCTCTACAAGTCCATTAGATGAAAAAAAGCTGAAAGAAAATGTAGAATTAAAgccatataattatttttaaaggaaaactataacgtctAAGCATGTAGGCTTTTTAAGTTAACCAGTTAGTCGATCAAAATGTTGTATTGATTTTTTCTCTTTCTgaatacggaacccttacagtacTCTACGCGTGGCCTGACGCGCACTTTGGACTTCTACATCATCAATTAGTTATACCTAAGTGGAAATGtaactacataattataattacaataaaggCACTATAaacgtaagaaaaaaaaacaaaattaattggTATTGTGGGACGCGATAACGAGCATTCATAAGAATCACAACAATAAAGAATGAGATTTTTTCTGTGGTACGAGCCAAGGCATTGAAATTTTCCAATGTTTACAAATTTATGCTACTTGAATACCATCTACGAGTACTTGCGGTATAGCTACGCTTTGTAATTATCACTGCAATACAACtaaaaggtgttttttttttcaatatgtcATTATGTTCAGTACCTATcgttaaactaataaaatatttgtttttacatttaaatggGTCAAATCTTCGGGATGTAGGTAAATACCTAATATTACGAGAACcaaaatactttgaaaaatctgtttTGATCACCGCTAAGCTTAAAAATTAGGATGGTGATTTAATTTCTTGATTTTACTTCAAATCAATTGTTGTGTTACTGACACGATTGTAAATATTACCTGAAACACATGTACCATGACTTTgatgtgaataaaataaataatctgatTTATTACGGGTTGTAAATTATCGAACCGCAAACTTTGATAAGAAACCTCGATGAGTGGATAGAATTATTAAAGAAGGATCATCAGAGTCAACTAAGGCATGTGACTTTACCATCACACATCTTACTTTAGTGGAATCGGTATTATCCAACACTTATTCGTTAAGTTTTATTCATTCGAACCCTAAGCTGGCCTTCCTGGACTGCGTGTTAATTTTAAGTGTATATTTCCTGTTTTGAAAGATAACCTGGAAGAGATCCTAAGTACctagcgataaggccgcccaTTActaatagtgtaagttttctttTATGTACTAATTGCTTTGATCTGAACTGTTTATTGTGGCATTCAAATTTTGTGGTAATTGTATCGTTTGAAGTGGGAGCATGTACAGTAGGTATTTAATCCGCCTACCTTAGTGCTGGTAGTGATCGTGTAGGGCGCCGGGGACTTTTGCGGGGCTACGGGGTGCCGCGGGATCATGTCCTGGCAGGCGCCTTCGGGGGCCCCCGCGGAGTACGCGTCCGCGAACGCCACCGCCGACACCACAACCACCAAGTAAGTGAACCACATCTTGAATAAACCTGGAAACACACCTTTAGTGTTAAGAGCTTTCAAGTTTAAAACAGACCTTGAGCTACGGGTTGTCCCAGTTTTTGATAAATAGCACcattcacaaataattaattactctaCCAATGAGATTTTGTGTAGACAAAACTAACAAACTGCCAGCAGCTACGAATAATAAGCTAGCAGGGGGacaaaaatctaataaaaaaattacagggtTACTTCAATGAAGATAAAATGTTTGGGTTACAATTTTGGGCCTTCAGATTTACAGTACTCGGGTGCAGAGGGTTCACAACTAAGTCTAAGGTCTATCAGTGCATATTATCGATTTTATAAGCAATCTTTTTATACATACGAAAGTGGGTCACGGTCATTTTTATTCTTCAGATCTCAAGTTCTCGTAAAGCTACCTACTCGTTTAGGGGACAGGTTCTATACGTGTGTTGTAATTTCAACCGATTGACTAACTATTGCACACGGCATTATGTTAAACCGCCAATTGaaacaaatgacagttttgagTATTAATTCGGATTTAGAATCAAAATATAACAGTCCGGGTATATCTTAATACTTACCGAAAAGCTTTGTACTTATAGTTAATTAAACATTTAGTTtgtatgggacacttgacaccaattgacctagtcccaaactaagcaaagcttgtactatgggtactgcaacggaaaaaaacatacttatatagataaatgaatacttaaatacatattaaacacccaagacccgagagcaaacattcgtattattcatacaaatatctgccccggccgggaatcgaactcgggacctcaaacttcgtagtcaggttttctaaccacttggccatccggtcgtctgaaTATGAAAGGTTTAGCAATATACTTGAGCGGTTGAGGAGCAGAACTCGTAGCTTTTGttttaggaaataaaaataagcttgTGTCTATGTTCTCAGGGATAGTTTTAGTTAGCAGGGTAAACTAAACAGAGTATACCTATTGAGATTGGAAtcttagacgaccagatggcctagtggttagagaacctgactacgaagcttgaggtcccgggttcgattcccgtgtcggggcagattagtatgaaaaatacggatgtttgttctcgggtcttgggtgtttaatatgtatttaagtatgtatctatctatataattatatttatccgttgcttagtacccataacacaagctttgctaagcttactttgggactaggtcaattggtgtgaatcgtCCCGTGATATTAATCTGGAGAGATAAAATTGTTGATATCTTTATGATACTGAAATTTTAATATGATAGATagaaaatatttaggtattacACAACTAAAAGAAGCATATCTACATGAAGCAGTATCCGGTGTGCCCTGAACTAGGTTAAGAAAACTATACACtaacataataaaaacataaatatattgTACACCATGCATGTGGTAGATTACGGTCATGTTCTGAACTATATTTTGTACCCGttatatcaataaatatattatgactaTGATTAGGTATGATTATTACAGGTAACTTCTGTACCCTAACAAGAACCATTAAGCTGTGTCATATTCattaaatttgtaaattattttagtacacaaaagaaaatgtataatatgtagttttttttgctatttaatGGCTTCTTTTCATCTTGCTAATCCCCATTGTTTATACTCTTGTTTTatgcaatattattttcatttaggtaagtatattttttattttaacaaaatataactTTTATGAATAACTGTAATTATCTAGAAATTTCActgttaaattaatattacttttcaaaatatattatagtatttccaagttaatgtaaatattaatattttctttaccTCGAGTGTTTTGTAGAGCGTCCGCAAGTATGCGCGAGCGGCGACTGCGAATCGCGACCTCGGCTAACTAAGGCTTTATATTGGATCTGGCTGAGGTAGGGCGAAAGGCCGCAGATGATACTTATTGCAGAACAATCTAAGTGTCAATAAACAGTGTGATGTACTGAAACACAAGAGTAAGTACCTCTAAAACTATGTGTATCAGACGATCAGGTCAAACCCACACCAACGTTTTGTTAAGTAGAATTATAGGGAAGAAGAAGAGCTTcctgtataagtaggtactcgtaaaggCATAAAATAAGAGTAGTTACGTACATAGATATTAAATAGCCTCGACAAGCTCTTTAGgcatttttaaactattaaaattGTATAGTGTGTATTCAGTATCGGTAACCCgtaggttaggtacttaaagtCTCTTAACCTACTTTATAAAAGGAGGaaattatcaattcggttgtatttttttatatttgttacctcagaactccgtcatttatgaaccgatttgaaatattttttttcaatcgtCTAAGAATGTCTTTAGTTAGGtgccataagcaccaaatcaggatctgatgattggatcatAAGGAAATCGAGTGATcttttcaaatgttgtagggacacctatagttaaatttgatatatttagtagtaactcatgCATTTGCAGTGATTGAAGCCCGACATAGgcatagtgcgtaggtgaggtagatgactataggtctaCTCCTAGctgctggctcgtactgaggcaccgaccgactttagactggtagaaaattattttcatggttttttgtagtcggttcaattttgtgttataatatttttttgttattattataatttatttgtcaataaaaaattacagtaaattaaaattcaaatacattaaaaacacaaataagaTACGTATAGGCAAGGACCAATATATATGGTTCTTGGTATAGGTAACGAAAAAAGGTCatttagggatttttatccTTGCTGGGAAGCAAGCGATGAAAgaccacggacggacggacggtttttttttgttgaaatgtcAAGGTTTAAAATTTATAACTTCAGCGTAATTCATCATACCTAGGGGAAGGTGGGTTATATTACATTGGATCATGGGTAACAGTGAATCTTTTGGTATAAGTAGTTTTAAGTCTATTACACGCACACCCGTGAGCGCTTGCAACGTTGTTGCTCTTACATCCCCCTACTTCCCAAACTGTCATCATCTCAGTATCGAAACGATAAGTAACGTTGCAGTGCACCGGGTACCTAGTAAggacaatagtacattactgtagaggccgggaagtagcggcaaccccaggttccggccgaggcttgtatagtgcttttctcaaacattacatgaaataaaataaaaaaaacaagaaatgaagctggtaTGAAAaatctttgcaggccgctagagtgaccgcgcgcaagCAGCCGAGCcccagcgcctgcagcgcgatacttctcagcttatttgtaacacaacgtcaatatttcatgtcatgtttgagaaaatagtacattactgcagaggccgaaAGAAAGGATTGTAggccgagtatgtatgtatggatAGGGATACGAAGCTGCCATGTTatttcacgccgaggcttgtatagtgcttttctcaaacatgctaaaattgtaccagactcaaattataactaccctatgtaagtgtttatttcattctaacatgatttttaaaacgttaaaataatcctaataaaattacattgctataaaacatGTGATATGACGGactgcaacaataaaaaatcacgtttctgaacgaaacttttgaaatgacaatggaacttgcaaaatggctaaagcccaagtccagtcaatcaaaaaaaaaagataatgacacttgtcaattttcccgccaaaacttttttttattttgtttgctgTTCGGCCACTATACACGTACTGCAGgtgcagcccatttaatcagctacatcAATACTTTAttgtgtaaattaaattgtaaattgaCGTAAAATGcgtcggtaatatttatatatttacatatagaataggtattcatagtcctgtgaatttattcagtaactaataaattaaccatagaaattcaaattattaatttcaagtcttATAATGGcatttatcgtggatatttgacgttttgcatttaaacaaaagactgttgtcttgcaggtctaggcctgcaacagtatattttgaagcctgttttatggaacacaacataaatattacatagcatgtttgagaaaagtataTTTTACGCCATTTTGTgttgccattaaaaaaaaagaaaaaaaagataggtacataataagaaaaaaaaacggccaagagcgtgtgggACACgaccgaaatagggttccgtagccattacgaaaaaataagtaatatttttctaaggatttcgtgttttatacggaatcttccctAGTTTCGgtttatacctaatattttataccttaggctgctttatagttttccttgaaagtttgatatacctaggtacttactaccatcctgaattttttcaaatttttccacccaccggtttagattttagaggggggggagggacgctcgattttaatgaaaatttgcactttaaagttgaatatttcgcaaacatatcacttaatcgaaaaatcgtctcagcaaacccctTATGGttaagacctattcaacgataccccacactatagggttggataagaaaataaaaatcacccccactttacgtctatgggaggtaccgtaaaaaaatttttttttagtttttattgtaccattttgtcagcatagtttatcTAGATATccgcgcaaaattacagctttctagcattgatagtccctgagcaaagccgcggacggacagacagacagacagacagacatggcgaaactataagggttctgtttttgccatgttggctccggaaccctaaaaacacgaaATAGAAATAGACACATTACTGTACACGTGCAAGCTTTAAAGAGAGTAAgtgagtatatttatttacctttcaATTGTAGCAAAATGATCTATGTTCTACCTACATTCAACCGCCACAATGTGAAGTTTAGTTTCTATATAATGTTTAATCTctatctacataaataaaattaaatcgccgaaatgtatgtacttaCGCGCATACCTTCCGAACGACAGCATCGAATCGACAGAATTGGATAATTTTCTTTTTGCTGTATTCCATGAggaataaaacgaaaaaaatgtcaggacaaggttgtgctaaacaaaatttaaaaaaaagattgggACGGGGGCGAGGctgcgggaaacagctagtaaaaaatattttcacctcagcacctcagaGGCaagttttgctatgagaaatcagtgagcaaaatcgcattttgctcactccgtgagacaaagtatcttttaaattattttttttaaatgctgaagacagtgttggggtctactcactgaattccaaatacttatttgaacttcacttcaacacgaaacaCTTCTGTCACTTTGCCTACTTCGCAGTTTGCAATACTacgtctttactttttatgtagtTAGTCTGAGGTTGTAGGCATAAAAATCTATGCATAAGATGACCTTATTAACATTAGTCACACACAACGAAGTCAAGAAGTAGGTAGAAACACATTTAATGCGGTCCCGGGAATTTATGAGTAAACTTGGAGTAGCTGATGCAAATCAATGAGTTGAATTACTTATGCAAATTTTCCTTACGTAGCATTccgtctttactttttatttggtctgAGTCTACAACCACTACTACAAACTATTTCACCTCACCACGTAtgagctacgaataaataataagtaagtacgCATGAGGAAGCTGTAAAGAATAACACTCATCACATCAAGCAGCTGCgctttagtaaaataaatacataattattgatttattattgaatataggtacataacagGATAGTTTCTAGTCTTATAGTccaaatgaaaagtagtgtttgcCTCGGGGAAAACGCCAATATCACACTCGAATTATCGACATCCTCGCAATGCTCGGATGCCAAAATGTCTCGTGTGATATATGTGCCTTTCCTCCCTCGTTCAACAATTAACTATTTCATTCCTGTGTAAGTAGCAGGTACCTGCCTCGTTAGCAAACACTGAAACATTAAACTGTAAATTTCATTATGTCTATAAGACTATAAATGATATGTTATAAGTTCTATGATGCTTACCTTCCTTCACACCTCATGACATGAATATGAGTAGCAAGTTTTCATCCAATGCATACTTGGAACACAAATTGATCGATCCATTTGTCAACCTATAACGCACTTAattaacatacctacctactactattTACGACATGTatcactttatatttttttcaatgattctttattttttagaaaCACTGCGTAGATAACATTGTAAATAGTTAGGTATttcaatcttttattttattttatcctttACTTGACTCCACCTGCTCCCTTTCTTAATAATTTCTACCCACTAAGTTAGTTTTTCTGCACCAAGACTTAAAGGTATTTGGTGGGTAGTAAGGTACGCGGTACTCAGTCGAAATTAATAAAAGATTTTCGTTCATAATGCTGTGCTGACCATTTCAACTTTTTAATACATAGGGAAACGATACCTACC is from Choristoneura fumiferana chromosome 3, NRCan_CFum_1, whole genome shotgun sequence and encodes:
- the l(2)34Fc gene encoding reeler domain-containing lethal (2) 34Fc — encoded protein: MWFTYLVVVVSAVAFADAYSAGAPEGACQDMIPRHPVAPQKSPAPYTITTSTKVVKAGTPMEVVISGKGPSNTMRGLLLQARQGDKIVGKFTLPPNDRFAQLINCGESGNAVTHKKHDEKDDKQTVAFTWTPPAGFNDEIKFRATIAYNGAVFWVGVESAPVKVTL